TCGGGCCCATTTAAAATAGGTTCAGAAGAATTCATAAAAGCAATTTCAGAAGCCTGCCCATTACATCCCTCAAATGTAAAAGTGTATGTACCATAATTTTCTATAGTAGCAAAAGTGTTTAGGCTAGTTACATTATCAATAGAAACTCCGTCGTCTGGACTAACACTCCATTCACCCTCACCATTTTCTACACTTGCTAAAAGAGGTATTTGTTCAAGGCAAGAATAAGAACCTAAATTTGTCACAGTTGGATTACCATTAATTACATATACTTCTATTTCATCCGTACTAGTACCACACTCATTTTCCAAAGTCCAAGCAAAAATATTTTCACCAAAGCCTAGATTTGTAATTGTGGTTTCTGAATTTGTAGAGTTAATGATATTTCCCTGCCCCGAAACTAAAGTCCAATAGCCTGTTTCACCATCTAAAGGATCATTTCCGAAAAGATTTATTTCTAATTCACAAGTTTCTATATCTTCTACTGTATTAGCATCTGTAACTTCATTGCCATCAGTGTCAATTACTATTTCTATTACATCTTCACAACCACTTAATGTAGAAATTGTAAATTGATACGTATCTGCTGTCAAACTTCCAATAGATGCGGCTGACTCAGAAATCACGTCGCCAACACTATTTTGCCAAGAATAATTATAAGGCCCCCCCGAGCCATCCACATAGACAATTGCACTTCCTCCACTTGGATTATCACAAGGAGCATTAACAACATCGACATCTAAAATTTGAACAGATTCAAAACTAATTGACACATCGTCACCTTCAATACCGCCTTCAAAACCACACCAATCCCCTGCATCACCACATAAAGAAGCTCCCGCTGTATAAGTAGTGTTTCCGTCAGGAAATACAATAATTTCTCCCCCTGTGCCAATCTGATTCCCAAATTGATCTTGCCAAATAATATCTGTTCCTGCTACTGCGGGTGCAAAGTCTATATTTTCTAAGACATAATCATTACTACCGTTAGGAGTGAACCGCCATCCATCATTTTCACATGTCCATTGGTTTGGGTAATTTCTTTCAACTCCATCTAAACCCGTCACAACATGTGCGATAGTTCCGTCTGCATTATGTAAAGCGTGAATCGCAACTCCACCATTCCATGTGGTACACAAAACTTTTTGTGCTATGTGAGTTTCTATAACATTTGTAGATTCATATAATTTAATTTGACTTGAGTAACATATGTCTGTACATGAAAACATAGGAATCCCACAAAATGATGCAATAAAAACTCTATTCGGAGCTTCTCCTGTTGTCGCATATTGAATTGTTCCATTTCCATTAACTCCAGGGTAAATATCTTGCCAAGGACATAAAATAGAATTTAAAGGTGCATCAAAATTATTAGGAACAGCTTGATTAATTGCCCATCCAGAATAGCCGTTGGCGTTAGCCACATTAAAAGATAAATAATTATTAGAGGATAAGATCACTTGATTAAATGTATTACCATAAAAGTCAAAATTAAAACCCATATCAATTACTCCCCCAAAGGTGTCATCTGAATAAATATTTGCATCAGTTAAGTCCACAGCAAAAGAAGTTGCAGTTAAGGTAACACCAACTTCACCCTGTTGACCATTACATAATACTGTATCTCCCTCAGCTACAACTTGTGCAAAAGAATTTATACATAATAAACAAAAAAAGAAAAATATTATATTCCTCATTCTAATGAATTTAAACTTAACAATGCTTTACACAAATATAACAAAATCACCACAGTAGTCATCAATATATGAACGAGAAAAGTTAACTTTGAAAAAAAGCAATTTTGAAAATGTCTTCCAAACAAGATTTAATACGTAATTTTTGCATAATAGCGCACATAGACCACGGTAAGAGTACTCTTGCTGACAGGCTTCTAGAGTTTACAAAAACCATTTCCGAACGGGATTTACAAAATCAACTTCTCGATAATATGGACTTAGAAAGAGAGAGAGGTATTACTATTAAAAGTCATGCTATTCAAATGAATTATAAATTTGAAAATAAAAATTATACTTTAAATTTAATTGATACCCCTGGTCATGTTGATTTTTCGTATGAGGTTTCTAGATCTATTGCCGCGTGCGAAGGGGCACTCTTGATAGTAGATGCTGCTCAAGGTATCGAAGCGCAAACTATTTCAAATTTATACCTTGCCCTTGAAAATGATTTACAAATTATTCCGGTTTTAAATAAAATTGATTTGCCAAATGCAGATAAAGAAGCTACTAAAGATCAAATTATTGATTTACTAGGCTGTAATGCTAACGAAATTATTGGTGCTTCAGGTAAAACTGGACAAGGCATAGAAAGCATCCTTTATGCAATTATCAAGTCAATTCCGCCACCTAATGGAAATACCAAAGGTAATTTACAAGCATTAATTTTTGACTCAGTTTACAATCCTTTTAGGGGGATAGAAGCATATTTTAAAATTGTTTCAGGGAGTATNAAGAAAAATGAAAAAGTGAAATTTTTTGCAACTGGAAAGGAATATATGGCGGATGAAATTGGCACACTAAAACTAGATAAAGAGCCAAAAGACATAATTCAAACAGGAGACGTAGGCTATATTATTTCTGGTATTAAAAATGCACAAGAAGTTAAAGTGGGTGATACAATAACATCTTGTGACGAGCCTTGTCAACAAGCTATTTCGGGTTTTGAAGAAGTTAAGCCGATGGTTTTTTCAGGAATCTACCCTGTCGATACCGATGATTACGAAGAACTTCGCGCATCAATAGAAAAATTACAACTCAATGATGCCTCATTAACATTTGAGCCAGAATCATCAATTGCTTTAGGTTTTGGATTTCGATGTGGATTTCTTGGCATGCTCCATATGGAGATTATTCAAGAAAGATTAGAAAGGGAATTTAATATGACCGTTATTAATACGGTTCCAAATGTTTCATATTATGCTACAACCAAAAAAGGTGAAGAAATACAAATTAACAACCCTTCTGACTTTCCATCACCAGACAAAATAGAATCAGTCACTGAACCATATATAAAGGCACAAATAATTACTAAGAGTAATTTTATAGGTCAAGTTATGAACCTTTGTATCGAAAAAAGAGGTGTGCTTGTTTCTCAAGTNTATTTAACAACAGACAGAGTTGAACTANCTTTTGANATGCCATTAGCAGAAATAGTATTTGACTTTTATGANAAACTAAAAAGTATTTCTAAGGGCTATGCTTCTTTCGATTATCAAGCAGATGGTTATAAAACTACTCAATTGGTCAAACTAGATATTATGCTAAATGGCGACCAGGTTGATGCACTATCATCCCTTTTACATAAAAAACATGCATATCACATTGGCAAAAAAATATGCATCAAATTAAAAGAATTAATCCCAAAACAACAATTTGATGTTGCTATTCAAGGCGCTATAGGTTCAAAAATTATTGCTAGAGAAACTGTAAAAGCTTTAAGGAAAGATGTTACGGCTAAATGTTATGGGGGAGATATTACTAGAAAAAGAAAACTATTAGAAAAGCAAAAAAAGGGGAAAAAGAAAATGAAACAAATTGGAAGTGTAGAAATTCCACAATCTGCATTTCTTGCTGTTTTAAAATTGAATGATTAAAAATATGCTCTTATATTTGTATTATTGTTTAAACTAAATTCTAATTATCATGTCTAAAAAANTAACAAAAAAACAAACTACTAAAGCAAAGGTTGTAAAAAAAACAAAAGTAAAAAAAGCTCCTAGTAAAGAATCAATGGAGTCTGGTTCTCTCAGTATCATGATTCTAGCAATTGTTGGAATTATATTATTAGTATACTTCGGTACTTCGACAGAAGTATCTGTAGATGTAAAAGTTGGTGATAAAAATACAGAAGAGATAATACAAAACAATACAATTACAATTTCAGGTAAAACATATAAATCTTCACTAGAAGCTTACTCAATTTTAAAAGCAATCCCACAAACAAGACTAACTAATGAAGAGACTGGTTTCGTGGAAAGCTACACGTTGGAAAGCTATAAATAGGTATTTTCATTTATGGCAGGACACAGTAAATGGGCAAATATAAAACATAGAAAGGGGGCCCAAGATGCAAAAAGAGGTAAAGTATTCACTAAAATTATAAAAGAAATTTCGGTGGCGGTAAAGGAGGGTGGACATGACCCCGACTCTAACCCTAGGCTTAGGGCAGCAATTCAAAATGCTAAAAGTGTCAATATGCCTAAAGAAAATGTACAGAGAGCAATAAAAAAAGCTAGTGGAGATGATGCTGATACATATTTTGAGGCAACCTACGAGGGCTATGCACCTAACGGAATTGCTATATTTATCGAGTGTACCACTGATAACATCAACAGAACTGTTGCCGAAGTAAGATCTGTATTTAATAAGTCTGGGGGGGAACTTGGTAAAAATGGTTCGTTAGAATATCTGTTTGAAAAGAAAGGGGTTTTTTTAATTGACAAAACACAATTCCCTCAAAGTCTAGATGAAGTTGAAATGGAATTAATCGATTATGGTTTAGAAGAATTTGAGGTGGAAAAAAATTTATGTACAATAATATGTCATTTTGATAAATTTGGATTAATCCAAGAAAAATTAACAAGTATGTCTATTGAAGCCCAATCTGCTAATATTCAACGTATAGCAAATGACATAATTACCTTGACAAATGAAGAAAGTATAAAAATACTAAGTATTATAGAAAAGTTTGAAGATTTAGATGATGTGCAGCAGGTTTTTCACAATTTAAAACTTACTAAAAAAATAATTGAAAAATACAACCATGAAGCATAATTCAATCAATGTATTAATATTAGGTTCAGGTGGACGAGAACATGCAATTGCCTGGAAAATTAAAAAAAGTGAACTTTTAGATAAATTATTTGTGGCACCTGGTAATTCTGGCACTTCAAAAATTGCCACTAATATTGATCTTAATATTAACGATTTTAATTGTGTTAAAAATCAAATTATAGAACACCAAATTCATGTACTAGTAGTTGGGCCAGAAGTCCCTTTAGTTAATGGCTTACATAATAGGATTAAACATGATGAAGATACTAAACATGTTATTGTAATAGGCCCCAAAAAAGAAGGAGCAATGCTAGAGGGAAGCAAGTCATTTGCCAAAGAATTTATGCAAAAAAATAATATTCCTACAGCTAAATATAAAAAATTTAAATCGACAAGTATTAAAGATGCTAAATCCTTCTTAAAAACTATGTCATCACCGTATGTAATAAAAGTTGATGGTCTAGCAGCAGGAAAAGGGGTATTTATTTGTGAGCATATAAATGATGCTAATAATGTTTTGGAAGATCTTGCTCGAAATTCAAAGTTTGGTGAAGCGGGAAAAAATATAGTTATTGAAGAATTTTTAAATGGCATAGAGATGTCTGTCTTTATTTTGACAAATGGCAGTTCATACAAAATAATGCCATCAGCCAAAGATTATAAAAGAATCGGAGAAAATGACACTGGCTTAAATACTGGTGGTATGGGAGCAATATCTCCTGTACCTTTTATAAATTCAGATTTGCAGGCAAAAATTGAAAAAAAAATCATTAATCCTACCATTGAGGGGTTAAAGAAAGACGGAATAGACTATATAGGTTTCATATTTTTTGGACTTATTAATGTTGACGGAGAACCATTTGTAATTGAATATAATGCTCGTCTTGGAGACCCCGAAACACAAGCCATTCTACCAAGAATTGATTCAGATTTATTAAAGTTATTCGTTAATATCGAAAACAATAACTCGTTTAAAAGCCTGCCTATAAAAACAAGCCAACTAAGTGCTTGTACCGTAATTTTAAGCTCAGGAGGTTACCCAGAAAAATATAGTAAAGGCCATGCTGTTGATGGGCTTAATAATATCAGTAAATCAATTCCTTTTCACGCTGGATTAAAATTAGAAAACACAACTCATTTAACAAATGGCGGGCGTGTTCTAGCGGTTACTTCTTTACATAAAGAAACTCAAACTGCTATTAAAACATGTTACGCTAGTGTAGGAAAAATCAATTTTAAAAATATGTATTTTAGAAGAGATATTGGTCAAGATATAATTAAATAAATTTTCGTAGTGAAATAAAAAATGCTGCTGTAAATAGAACTACAAGTAAAATATTAAAATAGTTGCCCAGAAAAGGAAGAATTGCAAATGATGATTGAAATAAATCTCCTAACCAATAAAAAAAACTTGTCATTATTAAAACATATTTAATTTAATGTTAAAAATAATAATAATTTAATAATAATAAATTTAAATGTTACAAATAATCTCATTTGTAAGCTTAATTGTATTAAATGCAGTAATACTTAATCAAGTGTTAGTACATCATGCAATGATTAAGAAACCTAACTACCTTAGTATTTTTATTTTTTCATTGTTGGCATTGCCAATAATTCATGTTGAAGACTATTGGATTATTATAATTGCAAACTTTTTACTAGTTTTTACTTTAAATGAATTATTTGAATTATCTAACTCTATGGAACCAAAAAAAAAAATACTTAACTCAGGTTTATTGGTGGGATTAATGTCAATAATTAACTTTTATTTTAGTATATATTATTTGCTCATAAACTCTTGTTTAGTATATTATAAGAAATATAATACTAAAAACTGGATAATTCTAAATATTGGATTTTCCGTGCCTTTTGTAATTTTTTATTCCATCTCTCACTTTACAAATTTAGATTATATTGTTTTAAATACAGATTTAATAAATTCTAACAATCCTCTTAATTATAAGATTTCTTATTCTTTAATGATATTAATAGTAATAGTGGCATTAATAGAATTAGGATTTAACTTCCATAAAAAGAAAATAAAATCAAAACAAGCTTTTATTCTTTTGGGTATTATAACTCTATTAATAATAAGTCAAATTATCATATGGGGCTTTATGGCGTTTGCATATTTATCTATAATACCGATTACAATATGTGTCAATAATTATTTAATCTACACTACACATACACGTTTTCGAACATTTTTAGTAGGTTTGTGGGTAATAATATTTTTATTTGAATTTTTTTATATATGACATTTGGAGTAGTTGTATTTCCGGGATCTAATTGTGATGAAGATGCAGTATATGCACTTCAACATGTATTAAAACAGAAAGTGGTAAAACTGTGGCATAAGGACACAAATATACAGGATGTAGACTTTATTATTTTACCAGGAGGGTTTTCGTATGGAGATTATTTAAGATCTGGAGCAATTGCACGATTTTCTCCAATAATGGAAGAGGTTGTAAAGTTTGCTAATAATGGGGGGTTTGTTCTTGGTATCTGTAACGGATTCCAAATATTGTGTGAGGCGAAATTATTGCCAGGCACGTTGTTAAGAAATCATAACCATAGCTTTATTTGTAAAAATGTATTTATAAAACCTCAACACAATCTAACTATTTTTACAGAAAATATAGGAGACAAAGCTATATTTAAAATACCTATAGCACACGCTGAAGGTTGTTATTTTGCCGATGAAAATACTCTACAAGAAATTATTGATAATAAGCAAATTATATTTAAATATTGCGACGAATTAGGTGAAATAAATAAAAGAGCTAATCCTAATGGATCTCTTAAAAATATTGCAGGAATATGTAATAAGAAAAGGAATGTGTTTGGTATGATGCCACATCCCGAAAGAGCTTGTGATTCAAAACTAAATAATGAGGATGGTCAACTGATATTAGAAGGGGCAATTAGTATGTTTAAAAATATGGGGAAGTAACTAACTCATATTATAGCACCGATTAATTATACTTAGTTACCTCCCCACCCCAATACTATCTCTAACCTATACTAAACAATTACCGTGCCAAACTTACTTTAAGCCTAAATACAAATCATTATTCTCAATGTACTGAATAACTATTTGAGGCAATAAATGATGTAATTTTTGAACATTTTTAGAATGATTTGTAATTTCATTCTTCAATGATTGAAATAAATTATTTTTACATGAAAATAATTCTCGAATTTGGGATGATGAAATTTCAACATCTAATCCATCTAAAATAATATGTCGATTTTTTTGAGCAAATTGAACAAAACATATTTCGTCGTTTAAAAATTTAGTAGTACTACGTTGATATATAAAGAATCGATAATTTTTCAATAAATACGCTGACTTATACCACTCACCTTTAATCAAACTAATATAATTATCTAAACCTACTATAATTGAAAATTCATGCTTCTCACCAAACTGAGAATTCAGAAAACTTAATGTGTTAAATGTATAATTTGGATATTCTAATTGGAATTCTATTTTTGATGCAAAAAATTTCGAAAACGACTGTATAGCAAGTTCAACCATTTTAAATCGATGGTGTCTAGATGCAATTATACTATTTTTTTTAAATGGGCTTTGAGGTGTAACAACAAACCAAACCTGATCAAGTAAGTTGGTAGATATTGCATTTTCAACAATTGCCAAATGTCCGTTGTGAATTGGGTCAAAAGTTCCAAATAACAAGCCTACTTTCATTTTATTAAAAAATCTTTTACGTAATTATAAATTTTAGACTGGGCTAATTCTAAATCATCATTAATTACCATACAGTCCATTTCATTGCCAAACTTCATTTCTTCTTGCATTTTGTTAATTCGGTAATTTAAATCTTGTTTAGATTCTGTTTCTCTTTCAATTAGCCTTTTTGTTGCAACTTCAATAGAAGGAGGCTGAATATAAATAGTGAGGGCATTTTTTTTAAAGTATTTTTTAATGCTCAGAGCCCCCTTAACATCAACATCGAATAAAATATTTTTTCCAGATTTAAGAATGAGTTCAGCAGAAGACTTAAGAGTGCCATAAAAATGATTTACATATACCTCTTCCCATTCCAAAAATTCGTCACAATCAATTTTATTTTTGAATTCTAAATTAGATAAAAATAAATAATCTTTTCCATGAACTTCGGATGGTCTTTGAGCGCGGCTGCATGCTGATATCGAAAATTCTAAATTAAATTCTTTTCTGTTCAAAAGATAATTAACCAAAGTGGTCTTTCCCGAACCACTAACACCTGAAACTATAATAATCTTACTTGGCAATAACACTATAAAATATTTTGTAATTGTTCTTTTGTTTTCTCTATATATTCCTTCATCTCGACAACATACTTTTGAACATCAAAATTGTTAGCTTTAGATCCAATGGTATTTATTTCACGTAAAATTTCTTGCGCTAAAAAAGATAATTTTCTTCCAGAATGTTTTTCCTTAAGTGTGTCAAAAAAAAAGTCACAATGACTCCCAAGCCTAACCTTCTCCTCAGTTATATCATACTTTTCAAAATAATAAATCATTTCTTGCTCTAATCTTGAAGTATCATAATTTACAGTGCCTTGAATTGATTTCAGCTTTTTTAATAATTTATCTTTTTTGTGTTGTATTCTTTTCTTTTCTAAAAGGGTTAATTTTTTGGTTATATTCTTGATGTTCTTAATGTATAATTTTATTTCTCTTGTTAATTTTAAGCCCTCCTTTTTTCTATAATTAACTAAATCTAATATTGAGACATCTACATAATGCAATAATTTCTTTTTTAAATCAGTTGTTAATTTAAAAGAGCTGGCACTAAAAATATCAGGTAAAGAAACAGCTGCATTTAGAATTTGACCAGAGTCAGAATCTGGAGATACTTCTTTTAACATTTTGATATGTCGCCGCAATTTTTTTAAATCTAAGGTCAACTTTTTATCATTCGTTAGTTCTATAATTCTAAAATCAATTTTACCACGCAGTAATAATTTATCAATTGACTTCTTTATTGCAGGTTCTAAATCAAATAAATAGCGGGGTGCTTTAATACTAATATCTAAACCTTTTGTACTGTTCAAAGATTTTATAATTATTGAAAATTTTAAATTATCAATTTTAAAATCTTTTTTTGTGTAACCCGTCATTGAGAACATTATAGTTAATATTTTTTAATATAAAACACAATATACAAAAACTACATCTCAAATGACTCTTCTATTAATTACAAAATATACACCTATAAATATAAAAGTAGCTGCAAGTATTTTAATAGTAGACAATGTGTCTTTACCAAAAGTAATTGATAATAGTGTAGCTAATAAAGGCTGCAAGTATATATAAAATGCTACGGTTGATGCTCTTAAATTACTAATTGCATATATATTTAAAAAATAGGCACCACATGTAGTAAATAATACTACAAAAATAATTTTTAAAATTATATCCAATGGAACTATAGTTGAAGATAATAATGATAATTCCGACCAACCTATTGGGAAAATAAAAACCAAACCAATTAAAAAAATTGTTTTTAAAACAGTAACGGGATGATATTTCAACATCATTTTTTTTATTAAAATAAGATACAAAGCATATGAGCTAGCATTTAAAAAGACTAAAAAATCTCCTAAACTATTAATACTTAAAGATACTCCATTCGAAATTAGTAACCCAGCCCCTATCAAACCTAAAGAAACTCCTAAAAACCTTTTAAAAGATCGCTCTTCATTAGACAATATACAGGATATAATATATACTATTAATGGGGTAGTAATCATAATTAAAGAGGCATTAATAGGGCTTGTAATGCTCAAGCCCTTAAAAAAACAT
This is a stretch of genomic DNA from Flavobacteriales bacterium TMED191. It encodes these proteins:
- a CDS encoding gliding motility-associated C-terminal domain-containing protein, whose amino-acid sequence is MRNIIFFFFCLLCINSFAQVVAEGDTVLCNGQQGEVGVTLTATSFAVDLTDANIYSDDTFGGVIDMGFNFDFYGNTFNQVILSSNNYLSFNVANANGYSGWAINQAVPNNFDAPLNSILCPWQDIYPGVNGNGTIQYATTGEAPNRVFIASFCGIPMFSCTDICYSSQIKLYESTNVIETHIAQKVLCTTWNGGVAIHALHNADGTIAHVVTGLDGVERNYPNQWTCENDGWRFTPNGSNDYVLENIDFAPAVAGTDIIWQDQFGNQIGTGGEIIVFPDGNTTYTAGASLCGDAGDWCGFEGGIEGDDVSISFESVQILDVDVVNAPCDNPSGGSAIVYVDGSGGPYNYSWQNSVGDVISESAASIGSLTADTYQFTISTLSGCEDVIEIVIDTDGNEVTDANTVEDIETCELEINLFGNDPLDGETGYWTLVSGQGNIINSTNSETTITNLGFGENIFAWTLENECGTSTDEIEVYVINGNPTVTNLGSYSCLEQIPLLASVENGEGEWSVSPDDGVSIDNVTSLNTFATIENYGTYTFTFEGCNGQASEIAFMNSSEPILNGPESVSCLEAFELTATTPGDYGYWDFIGPGNTQFSSPDNLSTTVSVDDFGVYEFIYYGCGTSNSIFVDVLNPNPTIEDPGVIYCDLEAEVFANSLFSGTWSLSDSNYGATVIPSDNSCIITVPDYGDYNIIFTSCGISDTLSITFDTVDPYINISDNNNCIFAIDLNVSTPDLNGGPWQCIIAPPPFSSMDVDIADPYSNSTQAIVPSYGIYAFSFSSCDVTDTIEIGVSCPISVPNSFSPNGDGVNDVFEISDIDVNVHTQSVFYVFNRWGGVVYIDPNYGLNGEWWDGRMLFHNRQLSSYVFQNNWDNNQDYVRDGVYFYTLEVYNSIFNQKEFYSGEISIFTQTQ
- a CDS encoding YebC/PmpR family DNA-binding transcriptional regulator encodes the protein MAGHSKWANIKHRKGAQDAKRGKVFTKIIKEISVAVKEGGHDPDSNPRLRAAIQNAKSVNMPKENVQRAIKKASGDDADTYFEATYEGYAPNGIAIFIECTTDNINRTVAEVRSVFNKSGGELGKNGSLEYLFEKKGVFLIDKTQFPQSLDEVEMELIDYGLEEFEVEKNLCTIICHFDKFGLIQEKLTSMSIEAQSANIQRIANDIITLTNEESIKILSIIEKFEDLDDVQQVFHNLKLTKKIIEKYNHEA
- a CDS encoding guanylate kinase; this translates as MPSKIIIVSGVSGSGKTTLVNYLLNRKEFNLEFSISACSRAQRPSEVHGKDYLFLSNLEFKNKIDCDEFLEWEEVYVNHFYGTLKSSAELILKSGKNILFDVDVKGALSIKKYFKKNALTIYIQPPSIEVATKRLIERETESKQDLNYRINKMQEEMKFGNEMDCMVINDDLELAQSKIYNYVKDFLIK
- the purD gene encoding phosphoribosylamine--glycine ligase, with product MNVLILGSGGREHAIAWKIKKSELLDKLFVAPGNSGTSKIATNIDLNINDFNCVKNQIIEHQIHVLVVGPEVPLVNGLHNRIKHDEDTKHVIVIGPKKEGAMLEGSKSFAKEFMQKNNIPTAKYKKFKSTSIKDAKSFLKTMSSPYVIKVDGLAAGKGVFICEHINDANNVLEDLARNSKFGEAGKNIVIEEFLNGIEMSVFILTNGSSYKIMPSAKDYKRIGENDTGLNTGGMGAISPVPFINSDLQAKIEKKIINPTIEGLKKDGIDYIGFIFFGLINVDGEPFVIEYNARLGDPETQAILPRIDSDLLKLFVNIENNNSFKSLPIKTSQLSACTVILSSGGYPEKYSKGHAVDGLNNISKSIPFHAGLKLENTTHLTNGGRVLAVTSLHKETQTAIKTCYASVGKINFKNMYFRRDIGQDIIK
- the lepA gene encoding elongation factor 4, which translates into the protein MSSKQDLIRNFCIIAHIDHGKSTLADRLLEFTKTISERDLQNQLLDNMDLERERGITIKSHAIQMNYKFENKNYTLNLIDTPGHVDFSYEVSRSIAACEGALLIVDAAQGIEAQTISNLYLALENDLQIIPVLNKIDLPNADKEATKDQIIDLLGCNANEIIGASGKTGQGIESILYAIIKSIPPPNGNTKGNLQALIFDSVYNPFRGIEAYFKIVSGSXKKNEKVKFFATGKEYMADEIGTLKLDKEPKDIIQTGDVGYIISGIKNAQEVKVGDTITSCDEPCQQAISGFEEVKPMVFSGIYPVDTDDYEELRASIEKLQLNDASLTFEPESSIALGFGFRCGFLGMLHMEIIQERLEREFNMTVINTVPNVSYYATTKKGEEIQINNPSDFPSPDKIESVTEPYIKAQIITKSNFIGQVMNLCIEKRGVLVSQVYLTTDRVELXFXMPLAEIVFDFYXKLKSISKGYASFDYQADGYKTTQLVKLDIMLNGDQVDALSSLLHKKHAYHIGKKICIKLKELIPKQQFDVAIQGAIGSKIIARETVKALRKDVTAKCYGGDITRKRKLLEKQKKGKKKMKQIGSVEIPQSAFLAVLKLND
- the purQ gene encoding phosphoribosylformylglycinamidine synthase subunit PurQ — encoded protein: MTFGVVVFPGSNCDEDAVYALQHVLKQKVVKLWHKDTNIQDVDFIILPGGFSYGDYLRSGAIARFSPIMEEVVKFANNGGFVLGICNGFQILCEAKLLPGTLLRNHNHSFICKNVFIKPQHNLTIFTENIGDKAIFKIPIAHAEGCYFADENTLQEIIDNKQIIFKYCDELGEINKRANPNGSLKNIAGICNKKRNVFGMMPHPERACDSKLNNEDGQLILEGAISMFKNMGK
- the nadD gene encoding nicotinate (nicotinamide) nucleotide adenylyltransferase; translation: MKVGLLFGTFDPIHNGHLAIVENAISTNLLDQVWFVVTPQSPFKKNSIIASRHHRFKMVELAIQSFSKFFASKIEFQLEYPNYTFNTLSFLNSQFGEKHEFSIIVGLDNYISLIKGEWYKSAYLLKNYRFFIYQRSTTKFLNDEICFVQFAQKNRHIILDGLDVEISSSQIRELFSCKNNLFQSLKNEITNHSKNVQKLHHLLPQIVIQYIENNDLYLGLK
- a CDS encoding DUF1732 domain-containing protein encodes the protein MFSMTGYTKKDFKIDNLKFSIIIKSLNSTKGLDISIKAPRYLFDLEPAIKKSIDKLLLRGKIDFRIIELTNDKKLTLDLKKLRRHIKMLKEVSPDSDSGQILNAAVSLPDIFSASSFKLTTDLKKKLLHYVDVSILDLVNYRKKEGLKLTREIKLYIKNIKNITKKLTLLEKKRIQHKKDKLLKKLKSIQGTVNYDTSRLEQEMIYYFEKYDITEEKVRLGSHCDFFFDTLKEKHSGRKLSFLAQEILREINTIGSKANNFDVQKYVVEMKEYIEKTKEQLQNIL
- a CDS encoding EamA/RhaT family transporter, which encodes MTKIIFSHLALFLANSIYAINYIFAKDVMPHYLGPYGFILLRVLGACLVFSLIHYFLVKEKIQKKDLGYLVMCALFGVVINMLCFFKGLSITSPINASLIMITTPLIVYIISCILSNEERSFKRFLGVSLGLIGAGLLISNGVSLSINSLGDFLVFLNASSYALYLILIKKMMLKYHPVTVLKTIFLIGLVFIFPIGWSELSLLSSTIVPLDIILKIIFVVLFTTCGAYFLNIYAISNLRASTVAFYIYLQPLLATLLSITFGKDTLSTIKILAATFIFIGVYFVINRRVI